A window of Pullulanibacillus sp. KACC 23026 genomic DNA:
TCTGCCTCTCGGCTATTTATTAACGGGATGGTTATCGGAAATCATTGGACCTATACAAACGATAATGGGCCTATCAATAACCACTATGGTTATTGTAATGATAGTGTTAATGATTCCTTCCGTAAGAAAATATGATTAAGTTTAGCGATGATGCCACAAATGTATTGGGTAAGAAAACAAGAACATCACGTAAACATCATATACAAATATAATGGGACTCTGCAGCAACTTAATAAATACAAACACCTCGAGTTTTCATTTAATACATCGGCAATACGTGGCAGTCAAACCGTTAACGTCCACTCAAAAATGGATGGACTGAAAAACAGTTTGCGATTTCTACTGGTGGAAATGGTAATAATCTAACAAAAAACAAGGTGCTGACCGTGACTATTATTTTTGGAAAAAATTAAGAAACTACAAAACTTGTTGAGCATAAAAATAGTGTAGTGTATAGGAGCAGGAACCCTGTTTTTAACTTAACAGACGAGCCGTTTTTCGTAAAAAATGTGCCGAAATATTCCTGTAAGCATACTCGTTGACAAGAAGGCTAAATCCTTATAAACTAAAAATCGGTCTATAAAATAAAAAAAGTGTGATAAGTGACTTTAAGGGAGAAATAGAGCCTGCCTTTATTATTTAAAGGTGGGACTTTTATTTGTTAGTCTCTTTAAAGTTATTAATCTCAACCATAAAATTAAAAGAGATCGAGTGGAGGGATAGATTTGCAAGCAGCAAGAAATGAAAAGAGTCCTGTAAAAACAGGCCCGATTTTTGGTGTTATGCTTGTGGGGGCTTTAATTGCGTTCTTAAATCAAACGTTAATTAATGTCGCATTACCACAAATGATGATTCGTTTGTCGATCTCAGCGACAACCGCGGATTGGTTGACCACGATTTTTATGTTAGTTAATGGAATTGTTATTCCGATTACCGCCTTTTTGATGAATCGGTTTACAACTCGCCAGTTGTATTTATCAGCGATAGGTTTTTTTACCATTGGAACGTTAATTTGTGCCATCGCGCCTTCGTTTTCCATCATTCTAATAGGTCGCGTGATACAGGCAGCTGGGGCAGGTATTTTATTCCCGCTTATTACAAACGTTATTTTTACCATATTTCCACCGAATCGACGCGGTTTTGCCATGGGGATTTTTGGTGTCGCCATGAACTTTGCGCCAGCCGTGGGACCAACTTTGTCCGGCTGGGTCGTTGAGCATCACTCTTGGCGTGTACTCTTCTTTATCATTTTACCTTTTGCCATTATTGACTTTATTGTGGCTCTGTTCCTAGTTAAAAATGTAACAGAAACCAAACGTCCTAAGCTGGATGTGTTGGGCGTTATTTTATCGACGATCGGCTTTGGCGGTGTCTTGTACGGTTTCTCAGAAGCAGGTTCTCGAGGCTGGGATGACCGCTATGTTATTGCCTCTTTAATTATTGGGGCAGTCAGCTTGCTGCTATTTGTCTGGTGGCAATTCATAGTGAGCGAACCGATCTTGGAATTTCGGATTTTCCGTTACAAAATGTTCTCTTTAACAACTATTATTAACGTCGTTGTGACAATGGCCATGTTCTCAGGCATGATTCTTATGCCAATTTATATGCAAAATGTTCGCGGCTTTACTCCGTTGTATTCAGGCTTAATGCTGTTGCCTGGAGGAATTGTGATGGGGATCATGTCGCCGATTACCGGCCGCTTGTTTGATAAGTTTGGCGCCAAATGGCTAGCTGTAATTGGTTTGGCGATCACCGCCGTCACAACGTATGGACTCACCCTTCTTGAATTGAATACGAGCTTCACTTATGTGATCACGCTTTATACGATTCGTATGTTTGGGATGTCTATTGTGATGATGCCGATCTTCACGGCAGGATTAAATGAGTTGGCGTTGTCACTGAACAAATTTGGGACCGCCATGGTCAATACGTTAAGAAATGTGGGCGGAGCAGTTGGCATGGCCTTTTTCGTTTCCATTATGACGAACAAAGGGAATCAGCATGCAAAAGATTTAATGATCCAACACCATGTTACCCCAGCAGATAAAGTGCAGGCTGCGCTCTTAGGCCGTCAAGGAATGGTCGTAGGAATTGACGATGCCTTTCTTGTCGCAACTGGCTTGACTGTGATCGCATTCTTATTAGCCTTTTTCATTAAAAGAACAGAACCGAAAGAAGATACCATCTCCAATCGTGTCCGTACACCGAAGAAAAAGGTGGCTCTTCAACCGCGGGCTGTTGAAAAATAATCAGTTTATTAAACTCCTTTTACCATTTTGGTAGAAGGAGTTTTTTAATACTTTAAGAAAATTGCAGGAGTGAAGTGAAAAAATGAAACGAGAGAACCGTCCCCGCGTTCCACTAAACAAAAATTGATGTCAGTCAGATTGGAGGTGTGATATAGTCAAAAAGTAAGGTGAAGGAAAAGGAACTTCATATAATTGATGTCTGTATCAGCTTGGAGGGGAAAACATGTCAGAAGCAGTGATTGTCGAAGTGAAAGAGCATGTGGCTTGGATCACGCTAAATGAACCAGAATCTTTGAATGCGCTGTCAAATGAGATGGCTAGTGGGCTCACAGAGGCGCTTGAGCATCTTCGGAAGGACAATGAGGTGCGTGCCGTCGTATTGACAGGGAATGGGAAAGCTTTTTCGGCAGGTGGAAACATTAAAGGCTTTCCAAAAGAATCAAGCCCTGGATGGTTACGGGGCTATATCCATGACACGATTGGTTTTCTAAAAGGCTTAGCGGAGCTCGAGAAGCCTGTTATCGCCGCCGTTAATGGGTTTGCGGTCGGCGCAGGTTTGAGCATCGCGTTAGCCTGTGATATGGTTTTAGCAGTCCCTCACGCTCAATTTTCTCTCGGCTTTCATAAGCTTGGCTTAGTACCAGACTTGGGCGCTCTCTATCATTTGCCTAGAGTGGTCGGCATGGCTAGAGCGAAGGAACTCGCCTTCTCTAATCGAACTTTAACCTCGCAAGAAGCAAAGGATTATGGGATTGTTTTGGAAATTGTCGAAGAGGACGGACTTCTGACTCGTGCCGGCGAACTCGCTGAAGAGCTGGCCCAAAGTGCGACACTGGCGATCGGACTTGCTAAGTCAATTTTAAACCATAGCTTTGAGTCCTCCTTAGATGCGATTATGAAAGAGGAAGCAGCCATTCAAGCCTTGGCGTTTGCGTCTGAAGACCATCAGGAAGGCGTCAAAGCGTTTCTAACTAAATCCAAGCCTGTTTTTAAAGGGCGCTAAAAGGAGACATTCGAATGAAGCAACTCGCTCCACATTTGACTATTGAAAACTGTCAAGCAGCGATTGAATTTTATCAATCCATTCTTGGTGGTGAGATTAAAAATGAACAGCTAGCAGACGGCATTGAAATGTTTAAGGGGCATGAAGGCAAGTTAATTCATGCCGAACTTCATTTTGAATATGGACAGGCCCTGTATTTTAATGATGTCTTTGGCAAGCCCCCTGTTATTGGAACAAATATTGAATTGAGTGTGGCCCCTGAAAGTGAAGAAGAGATCCGGACCCTTTTTCAGGCCCTTTCAAAAGAAGGGGAGATCAAGATGCCCCTTGATAAGACCTTTTGGGGAGCCTTGTACGGAAAAGTAACCGACAAATATGGTATAACATGGGAATTGAATTTACAGCTCTCCTAAGTGGGGAGCTGTATTTTTTCGTTTAGAATTCTTAGCTCCGCAATTTAGTCATAAATAGATTATACGGCTAGACAAATAGAGGAGGCACTGCCATGAATTTTGAGTTAAGTGATGAGTTGGTGATGCTGAAGCAAATGGTCCGGCAATTTGTGGATAAAGAAATTAATCCTTATATCAAAGAATGGGATGAAAAAGGGAATACCGATCCATCCATTTATAAACGTCTTTCTGAGCTCCAGTTCATGGGTGTTTGTATCCCTGAAGAGTATGGAGGAAGCGGAATGGACTACAACGCCCTGACCATAGTGTGTGAAGAATTAGAACGCGGGGATACAGCGTTTCGAACGGCGGTTTCTGTCCATACGGGTTTGAACAGCTTGACCTTGCTCCAATGGGGGACGGAGGAACAAAAGAAGAAGTATCTAGTCCCGCAAGCTAAAGGGGAAAAGCTCGGGGCTTACGGCTTAACAGAGCCTAATGCTGGGTCCGATGTTAAAGCCATTCAAACAACAGCTGTCCGTGATGGAGAGGCCTACATCTTAAATGGACAAAAGACTTGGATCTCCTTGTCAGACCTAGCTGATCATTTTATTGTATTCGCTTTCACGGATAAATCAAAGGGACACCACGGTATTTCTGCTTTTATCGTTGAGAGAAGCTTCCCAGGATTCAGCTCTCGTCCATTAAAGGGAAAGCTCGGAATTCGCGCCGGTAATACAGGTGAATTATTTTTTGATAACATGCGGGTGCCAAAAGAAAACCTCCTAGGAGAAGAAGGAGAAGGCTTTAAAATAGCGATGTCAGCGCTAGATAATGGCCGGTTTACAGTAGCGGCCGGCGCCTGTGGGATTATCATGGCTTGTCTTGAAGAGAGCGTCGCCTATTGCCATGAACGTGAAACATTTGGTGTGGAAATCGGCCGGCATCAGCTCGTTCAGCAAATGATCGCGAATATGGAGGCAAAACTGCAAATGTCCCGCTTATTGGTTTACCGAGCAGGAGAGCTGAAAAATCAAGGCAAGCGAAGCACACGAGAAACGTCACTTGCCAAATGGCAGGCGTGCAATTTCGCGAATGAATCAGCGAATGATGCGGTCCAAATTCATGGCGCTTACGGCTTCTCGAATGACTATCCTGCTGAACGCCATCTCCGCAATTCAAAAGCACCGGTTATCTATGAAGGAACGCGCGAAATCCACACCATCATGCAAGCTGAATATGCACTCGGTTATCGAAAGGATAAGCCACTGCGGAAAACCTTGCCCGCCTGGTTACCAAAGAACAATTAGCCTGGAGAGGCTGGGCACCCGATTCGTGCCTAGCGTTGAACCTTTCATAGTGCAATAGTAGACCAATAAAAATAGGAAAGGCTGGGCACCTCGATTGGTGCCCGGCCTGAACCTCACAGGGTGTAATACGAGTCAGATGAATTAGAATGCCGCCTGGCGTGCGATGTGGGCCACCAATAAACGAAAGTCCAGCGGCCAAAGTGCGATGGCGGCTTCAAAGGCACAAAAAAACCCATGGCTCAGGCTGAAAGGTGTGTGATGGTGGGCCTCCAAAACCGAAAGTCCAGCGGCCAAAGTGTGATGGCGGCTTCAAAGGCACAAAAAACCCATGGCTCAGGCTGAAAAGTGTGTGATGGTGTGCCTCCAACACACCAAAAACCGGTGTCCCAGGATGGAAAAGTGTGTGATGGAAGCTCCAATACACCAAAAACCGGTGTCCCATGTTGGAAAAGTGTGTGATGGAGCCTCCAATACACCAAAAACCGGTGTCCCGGGTTGAAAAAGTGTGTGATGGAAGCTCCAACACACCAAAAACCGGTGTCCCAGGTTGGAAAGGTGTGTGATGGAAGCTCCAATACACCAAAAACCGGTGTCCCAGGTTGGAAAAGTGTGTGATGGAGCCTCCAATACACCAAAAACCGGTGTCCCAGGTTGGAAAAGTGTGTGATGGAGCCTCCAATACACCAAGAACCGGTGTCCCATGGTGGAAAAGTGTGTGATGGAAGCTCCAATACACCAAAACATGGAGAGGGCGGTGCGAAAATGGTGGGCAAGACGCCTTTCCCACGAAAGTGGGCGCTGCGCCAGCGAAAATGGTAGGCAAATGCACCAAAAGAGCCGGTGCAGGACAGAAAAAGCTTATGATGGAGCGTCCTTTAAAAAAATCGAATGATGTCTCGAGTTACTTTATTAATATTAGGGGAAAATGATGGCAGGCAAGAGAGCAAGGAGGTTTGTCAATGTCGTCCAAAGAATCCATTGAAGCGAGAAAAAATTCTCATATTGACGTTGTATTAACTAATCAAGTCACTGGAGAGAACATTACCAATGGGTTTGATCGGTTCAGATTTACCCATCAAGCTTTACCTGAAATTAATTTTTCGGATATCCATCTTGACACCGTTTTTTTGGAAAAAACGGTGAAAACACCATTCTTAATCAGTTCGATGACCGGAGGAACGGAACGCGCCTGGAAAATTAATCGCCATTTGGCAGAGGCAGCAGAGGTCAGGGGCTGGACTATGGGGGTGGGTTCAAGCCGGATCGCCATTGAACAGCCGGACCGTGCCTATTCGTTTAAAGTTCGGGAGGTTGCGCCATCCATCCCCTTGATTGCGAATTTGGGTGCGGTACAATTAAATAAAGGTTATAGGGTTAACGAATGCCGCCGAATTGTTGAAAGTCTAGAAACTGATGCTTTAGTGCTTCATCTTAACAGTCTTCAGGAGGTCATTCAAACAAACGGTGATACAGAATTTAAAGGCCTTTTTAAAAAAATTGAGCAGTTATGCCGAGAACTTGAAGTGCCGCTTGGTGTTAAAGAAGTGGGCTGGGGTGTAAATGGCCAACTAGCTAAATCCTTATTTGATATTGGAGTCGCTTTTGTTGATGTAGCGGGGGCTGGCGGAACCTCTTGGACACAGGTTGAAAAGATAAGAAGCCAAGACCCAATAAAACGAAAGGCGGCCGAAATTTTTACCGAATGGGGCATTCCAACTGCCGAGTGCTTAATTGAGGCCAAGAGAGCAAATGTGAAAGGGCCCCTTATCGCGAGCGGTGGCATGCTGAACGGTCTCGATGCAGCAAAAGCGCTTGGGTTAGGCGCACAGCTTGTCGGTTTCGGGCGCCGATTATTGGCGGGAGCAGATGAATCGACGGAGGCAGTTCTTAGTGCTTTTGAAACGATTGAAATGGAACTGAAAATGGTCATGTTTGCTGTTGGCCACCAGAATGTGGAGAGCTTGCGCAAAACGCCACACTTAAAACAGATAGTTCGTATTTGAAGCTAAACTAAAGAATAAAGGAGCGTCGAAACATAGTGAAAGAGAAAGGTCTTCGGCTAGGAAGCCAACTTCCACAGTTTGTACTTGAAGGGGCAGATGGCTTGGTCTATCGATCAGAGGATTGGAAAGGAAAGCCTGCTCTACTAATTTTTCATAGGGGAACTTGGTGTCATAGCTGTCGTAATCACCTTGAGCAAATTGGTCAAAATATGGAAACGTTTCGGCAATTGGGTTTAGCGGTTTACTCGATTCTGGGTCAGAAGAAGGATCCGGTGATTAAGTTTTTAGAGAAGAATCCTCTGCCCTTTCCGGTTTTAATTGACGAGTCACGGGATGTCATTAAGGCTTTTGATGTCTATCATCCAATTGGATACGATGCATTTAACATCGCAAGGCCTAGCATTTTCTTAGTGTCACCTGAACAAACGATCCTTTATAGCTATGTGGGAAGGCACCAAGCAGACCTCCTAAAAAATGACAAATTGACGGCTACGGTCCATGAACTTTTGAGCAAGGTTCTAGTTGAATGATTTAGGACATAGGGAAATTACAGCATGGGATGAGACGGGGGGCCGTTTGCGCACGAAAAAAGAGGCCGCAACCGGGAAAATGGTGTGCAAGAGAAGTTTGCCCACGAAAACGAGCGAGATGAGAGCCAAATTGGTGGGTAAGCCAAGCTTCCCCACGAAAACGGAGGCCGCCACCGCCCGAGCAATGGTGCGCAAAAAAACGACTCCCCCCCCCTGAGAAATGGTGCCGAAGGGGTAATAGGTGATGACATGAGTAGGCAGCGTTTGAAAAACTGCTTACGGCCGAACGCGAAAACAAGTGAGCAGGGTCCTTCACAACAAAATAAATAAAGGGGAGGGTTTGACCGTGTATTTTGAACCTTACATAGAAATAGCTGAGCAACTTTCGTCAGCGGATCCGGCTCATGACGTCCTGCATGTTAAGCGAGTATTTAAAAATGGACAAGCGATATTAGAAAAGGAATTGGAAGCGGATGAAGAGGTGGTTCTGACGGCTATTCTTCTTCATGAATTGATTAATTTGCCAAAGGACCACCCTTTTTCCTCACGATCCGGCGATTTGTGTGCAGAACTTGCTGGAGAATTACTTGAGACCCATCAATTTCCTATCGAAAAAAGGGAGGCAGTCCTCACCTGTATTCGTCATCATTCTTTTTCAAAAGGAATAGTTCCAAAGACGATCGAAGAAAAAATTGTGCAGGATGCGGATCGCTTAGATGCGATGGGCGCGATAGGGATTGCGCGTTGTTTTGCAACAAGTGCGGCTATGAAAAGACCCTTTTATCAAGAGAAGGATCCTTTTTCTAAAGACCGCGGGCTAGACGGTAAAGGGTATGCCGTTGATCATTTTTATCAAAAACTTCTTCGGTTAGGTGATGCGATGCATACAGAGGCAGCTAAAGGAATGGCCCAGTCACGACTTGAATTTATGAACCATTATCTTGATCAATTGGATAATGAACTGGGCTGAACCCCTAGAATGGAGGCTCCAACTGTCAATCCGCTAGTGTTGGCGGCGTCAAAACGCGCCATGGGAGGCTTTTTTGAATAGATCCTGACTGAGGGAACAAGCTAAAAGGGTCTCCATTTAAAACATGGAGTGTGTTTCTCATTTTCGATCTATTAGGAAGGAGTTTGAGATAAATGGGCCGCCAGCATAAAACGCGTGTAAATCGTGATGGGAATTCAACCACATTGCCTCAAACGCCGAAACAATTAAAACGCCCGTATGATCAAGGGGAAGAGCTTGAATTGGCTAGAGAGCTGGATGAGGTGTACGATTTAAAGGCGCGGCAAGGCTATTCTCCAACAGAAGTGGAACGAAAAAAAGAGAAGCACTAAAGTCAAAGCTTTGAGGGCAACCGCTCTCAAAGCTTTTCTAATATTAGATCAAAGTTGAAAAAACCCATTGACAATCAGATAAAACACATGTAAATTTTGAATTATATAAAAATCAAGACGATTAACTGACATGAATTGAATATGTTCTCTTATCAAGAGCAGGTGGAGGGACTGGCCCGATGAAGCCCGGCAACCGGAAAAAAGTGTG
This region includes:
- a CDS encoding DHA2 family efflux MFS transporter permease subunit produces the protein MLVGALIAFLNQTLINVALPQMMIRLSISATTADWLTTIFMLVNGIVIPITAFLMNRFTTRQLYLSAIGFFTIGTLICAIAPSFSIILIGRVIQAAGAGILFPLITNVIFTIFPPNRRGFAMGIFGVAMNFAPAVGPTLSGWVVEHHSWRVLFFIILPFAIIDFIVALFLVKNVTETKRPKLDVLGVILSTIGFGGVLYGFSEAGSRGWDDRYVIASLIIGAVSLLLFVWWQFIVSEPILEFRIFRYKMFSLTTIINVVVTMAMFSGMILMPIYMQNVRGFTPLYSGLMLLPGGIVMGIMSPITGRLFDKFGAKWLAVIGLAITAVTTYGLTLLELNTSFTYVITLYTIRMFGMSIVMMPIFTAGLNELALSLNKFGTAMVNTLRNVGGAVGMAFFVSIMTNKGNQHAKDLMIQHHVTPADKVQAALLGRQGMVVGIDDAFLVATGLTVIAFLLAFFIKRTEPKEDTISNRVRTPKKKVALQPRAVEK
- the fni gene encoding type 2 isopentenyl-diphosphate Delta-isomerase, with product MSSKESIEARKNSHIDVVLTNQVTGENITNGFDRFRFTHQALPEINFSDIHLDTVFLEKTVKTPFLISSMTGGTERAWKINRHLAEAAEVRGWTMGVGSSRIAIEQPDRAYSFKVREVAPSIPLIANLGAVQLNKGYRVNECRRIVESLETDALVLHLNSLQEVIQTNGDTEFKGLFKKIEQLCRELEVPLGVKEVGWGVNGQLAKSLFDIGVAFVDVAGAGGTSWTQVEKIRSQDPIKRKAAEIFTEWGIPTAECLIEAKRANVKGPLIASGGMLNGLDAAKALGLGAQLVGFGRRLLAGADESTEAVLSAFETIEMELKMVMFAVGHQNVESLRKTPHLKQIVRI
- a CDS encoding VOC family protein; protein product: MKQLAPHLTIENCQAAIEFYQSILGGEIKNEQLADGIEMFKGHEGKLIHAELHFEYGQALYFNDVFGKPPVIGTNIELSVAPESEEEIRTLFQALSKEGEIKMPLDKTFWGALYGKVTDKYGITWELNLQLS
- a CDS encoding HD domain-containing protein, whose translation is MYFEPYIEIAEQLSSADPAHDVLHVKRVFKNGQAILEKELEADEEVVLTAILLHELINLPKDHPFSSRSGDLCAELAGELLETHQFPIEKREAVLTCIRHHSFSKGIVPKTIEEKIVQDADRLDAMGAIGIARCFATSAAMKRPFYQEKDPFSKDRGLDGKGYAVDHFYQKLLRLGDAMHTEAAKGMAQSRLEFMNHYLDQLDNELG
- a CDS encoding acyl-CoA dehydrogenase family protein is translated as MNFELSDELVMLKQMVRQFVDKEINPYIKEWDEKGNTDPSIYKRLSELQFMGVCIPEEYGGSGMDYNALTIVCEELERGDTAFRTAVSVHTGLNSLTLLQWGTEEQKKKYLVPQAKGEKLGAYGLTEPNAGSDVKAIQTTAVRDGEAYILNGQKTWISLSDLADHFIVFAFTDKSKGHHGISAFIVERSFPGFSSRPLKGKLGIRAGNTGELFFDNMRVPKENLLGEEGEGFKIAMSALDNGRFTVAAGACGIIMACLEESVAYCHERETFGVEIGRHQLVQQMIANMEAKLQMSRLLVYRAGELKNQGKRSTRETSLAKWQACNFANESANDAVQIHGAYGFSNDYPAERHLRNSKAPVIYEGTREIHTIMQAEYALGYRKDKPLRKTLPAWLPKNN
- a CDS encoding peroxiredoxin family protein; this encodes MKEKGLRLGSQLPQFVLEGADGLVYRSEDWKGKPALLIFHRGTWCHSCRNHLEQIGQNMETFRQLGLAVYSILGQKKDPVIKFLEKNPLPFPVLIDESRDVIKAFDVYHPIGYDAFNIARPSIFLVSPEQTILYSYVGRHQADLLKNDKLTATVHELLSKVLVE
- a CDS encoding enoyl-CoA hydratase/isomerase family protein yields the protein MSEAVIVEVKEHVAWITLNEPESLNALSNEMASGLTEALEHLRKDNEVRAVVLTGNGKAFSAGGNIKGFPKESSPGWLRGYIHDTIGFLKGLAELEKPVIAAVNGFAVGAGLSIALACDMVLAVPHAQFSLGFHKLGLVPDLGALYHLPRVVGMARAKELAFSNRTLTSQEAKDYGIVLEIVEEDGLLTRAGELAEELAQSATLAIGLAKSILNHSFESSLDAIMKEEAAIQALAFASEDHQEGVKAFLTKSKPVFKGR
- a CDS encoding YfhD family protein, translating into MGRQHKTRVNRDGNSTTLPQTPKQLKRPYDQGEELELARELDEVYDLKARQGYSPTEVERKKEKH